A genomic window from Exiguobacterium acetylicum DSM 20416 includes:
- a CDS encoding nucleotidyltransferase family protein: MDQSDIERRLREDLELQQMLDIVERLDLPDWWICAGVLRSKIWNIERQATSDIDIVYFDPTDLSEATEKRHEEQLRKLLNLPWSVKNQTRMHLVNGLPPYQSVTDAISRFPETVTAIGVTRRPDFELYLPYGASDFTHRIIRPTPPFQIGTARHSIFQRRVIEKGWQDDPGLQICK; this comes from the coding sequence ATGGATCAATCTGATATCGAACGACGATTACGGGAAGATTTGGAATTACAACAAATGCTAGATATCGTAGAACGACTAGATCTACCGGATTGGTGGATCTGTGCCGGTGTCTTACGTTCGAAGATTTGGAACATCGAACGACAGGCGACATCGGACATCGATATCGTCTATTTTGATCCTACTGATCTTTCGGAAGCCACGGAAAAACGTCATGAAGAACAGTTACGAAAATTATTGAATTTGCCGTGGTCTGTTAAGAATCAAACGCGAATGCATCTCGTCAATGGATTACCACCTTATCAGTCCGTAACGGATGCGATTTCGCGGTTCCCTGAGACCGTCACGGCAATCGGCGTAACGAGACGACCCGATTTTGAACTCTATCTTCCATACGGTGCAAGTGACTTTACTCATCGGATCATTCGACCGACGCCACCTTTTCAAATCGGTACCGCGCGTCATTCGATTTTTCAGCGACGAGTGATCGAAAAAGGATGGCAAGACGACCCAGGTCTACAAATATGTAAATGA
- a CDS encoding histidine phosphatase family protein → MPTLYMTRHGETEWNLEKRMQGWEDSPLTAKGRQNARDLGHRLREMHLDHLYISPIGRVRETVRMMDLDPAIPVTIDDRLREMHMGAWEGRTAAEIEVAHPLAHAAFWQTPHTYIPESGESFDAVRERILSFLERLADHKEDENILIVTHGIFLNILLTHLQRKPFATLWDPPFIHGTSLTIVEYTDGEAIIRLEADMSHVLTD, encoded by the coding sequence ATGCCAACACTTTACATGACGCGTCATGGCGAGACGGAATGGAACTTAGAAAAACGAATGCAAGGCTGGGAAGACTCTCCCTTGACAGCAAAGGGCAGGCAAAATGCGCGGGACCTTGGTCACCGCTTACGTGAAATGCACCTGGATCACCTCTATATCAGTCCGATTGGTCGCGTCCGAGAAACAGTTCGAATGATGGATCTCGATCCAGCGATTCCGGTCACCATCGACGATCGATTGCGTGAAATGCACATGGGAGCCTGGGAAGGGAGGACAGCAGCGGAAATTGAAGTCGCGCATCCACTTGCTCATGCTGCATTTTGGCAAACGCCGCATACGTACATACCGGAGAGTGGAGAGTCCTTTGACGCGGTCCGGGAGCGCATTCTATCGTTTTTGGAACGACTGGCAGACCATAAAGAAGACGAAAACATCTTAATCGTCACCCATGGCATCTTCCTTAACATCTTGCTGACACATCTTCAACGTAAACCGTTCGCGACCTTATGGGATCCGCCGTTCATTCATGGAACGAGTTTGACGATCGTCGAATACACGGATGGGGAAGCCATAATCCGATTAGAAGCTGACATGTCGCACGTCTTGACGGACTAA
- a CDS encoding SRPBCC family protein — translation MTKLTIQAVIDRPVETVWEIWNAPEDIKRWNAASDDWHTTASTNDLTVGGQFTNRMEAKDGSVGFDFTGTYEAIVPYERIAYVLEDGRQVTIDFSRNGEQTEVVESFDAETINPPEMQQAGWQAILDRFKAYAESK, via the coding sequence ATGACGAAACTAACGATTCAAGCCGTGATTGATCGTCCGGTCGAGACCGTGTGGGAGATCTGGAACGCACCGGAAGACATCAAACGCTGGAACGCAGCGTCTGACGATTGGCATACGACGGCGTCAACGAATGATTTGACGGTCGGTGGTCAATTCACGAATCGAATGGAAGCAAAAGACGGTAGCGTGGGTTTTGATTTCACGGGTACATATGAGGCGATCGTTCCTTATGAGCGCATTGCGTATGTCCTTGAGGATGGTCGTCAGGTGACGATCGACTTTTCTCGGAACGGGGAACAAACCGAAGTCGTCGAATCGTTTGATGCCGAAACGATTAACCCGCCTGAGATGCAACAAGCGGGTTGGCAGGCGATCCTTGATCGGTTCAAAGCGTATGCTGAGTCGAAGTAA
- a CDS encoding AAA family ATPase, which produces MHVQHIRFNYPKSPDLLHDVSFSLIPGKLNVLIGMNGAGKTTLFDCMTGALPITSGELDLPDISDILYLTQFIYYSDELKGKDVAVFVGRLARLKAYRKQETYTLHLKQPRELDLFAHLWEMKIGKMSAGEKKWLFVTLLTTVPRSLYIFDEPTSGVDPATRLHIMRRFEQMTANGQTCLFSTHQLHDLLHTDAHVIFLHQGRILYEGDFKDWLNRFETTDPDVAFVQMLELAG; this is translated from the coding sequence ATGCACGTCCAACACATACGCTTCAACTATCCGAAATCACCTGACCTGTTACACGATGTCTCCTTTTCGCTCATTCCCGGAAAATTGAACGTCTTGATCGGGATGAACGGTGCCGGTAAAACAACACTGTTTGATTGCATGACCGGTGCCTTACCGATCACGTCCGGTGAGCTTGATTTACCCGATATCTCGGACATTCTTTATTTGACGCAATTCATCTATTACTCGGACGAACTAAAGGGCAAGGATGTCGCCGTCTTCGTCGGTCGGCTCGCCCGTTTGAAAGCATATCGCAAGCAAGAGACGTATACGCTTCATCTGAAACAGCCACGAGAGCTCGATCTATTCGCTCACCTGTGGGAGATGAAAATCGGCAAGATGTCCGCTGGCGAAAAGAAATGGTTGTTCGTTACACTGTTGACGACAGTACCACGTTCGCTCTACATTTTTGACGAGCCGACGAGCGGGGTCGATCCGGCAACACGACTTCATATCATGCGACGCTTCGAGCAGATGACCGCAAACGGTCAAACGTGTCTTTTCTCGACCCATCAACTACACGATCTATTGCATACGGACGCTCATGTCATATTTCTCCATCAAGGTCGTATTTTGTACGAAGGTGACTTCAAGGATTGGTTGAACCGATTCGAGACGACCGATCCAGACGTCGCGTTCGTTCAAATGCTTGAACTGGCAGGATAA
- a CDS encoding helix-turn-helix domain-containing protein, translating to MSINTLEQRMNAVLDCLAAAKDYQRIAGRHDVSYQQLYNWVRRYESGGIPALTDRRGRKLRSERLTSTQHTL from the coding sequence ATGTCCATCAACACTCTTGAACAACGCATGAATGCCGTCCTCGATTGTTTGGCGGCCGCAAAGGACTACCAACGCATCGCCGGGCGGCATGATGTGTCGTATCAACAATTGTATAACTGGGTCCGGCGCTATGAGAGCGGCGGTATTCCTGCCCTGACGGATCGCCGTGGTCGGAAGTTACGAAGCGAACGACTTACTTCGACTCAGCATACGCTTTGA
- a CDS encoding alpha/beta hydrolase, whose translation MNRQEMIDLAKQIRSDEERPQVTPPHSPQATTTTLQVPTSVGDVRVLCHSPIDAVEPLPGFISFHGGGFITGTPEMDEPWNLFLAETANCHVLNIEYPLAPEHPFPTPVHVAYEVVQWIFQHADTLRLDASRIAIGGHSAGGNLANAVSLWNAEQTDPVPLITQILDYPPLDLATDPADKPFFEEAIPAEQARQFNAMYIARSEDAYHHLASPLYAAQLDALPQTLVLTAEHDSLAQEARQYAKRLQSAGVAVEHQEFAGQAHAFTHHGDLDAALQAWQRIADYLKSVYRS comes from the coding sequence ATGAATCGCCAAGAGATGATTGACCTTGCCAAACAAATCCGCTCAGATGAGGAACGTCCTCAAGTCACACCTCCTCATTCACCGCAAGCGACCACGACTACGCTACAAGTGCCGACTTCAGTCGGAGACGTTCGAGTGTTGTGCCACTCGCCAATCGATGCAGTAGAACCGTTACCTGGATTCATCAGTTTTCATGGCGGTGGTTTCATCACCGGAACGCCAGAGATGGATGAACCATGGAATTTGTTTCTCGCTGAGACCGCCAACTGTCATGTTCTCAATATTGAGTATCCGTTAGCGCCGGAGCATCCATTTCCCACTCCGGTCCACGTCGCCTATGAAGTCGTTCAGTGGATTTTCCAACATGCTGATACGCTACGCCTCGATGCTTCACGTATCGCAATCGGAGGGCATAGTGCCGGTGGCAATCTCGCGAATGCCGTATCGTTATGGAACGCTGAGCAGACAGATCCTGTGCCGCTCATCACTCAAATTCTGGACTATCCTCCGCTTGATCTCGCGACGGACCCCGCGGACAAACCGTTCTTCGAGGAAGCGATACCGGCTGAGCAAGCACGGCAGTTCAATGCGATGTACATCGCGCGATCGGAAGACGCATACCACCACCTCGCTTCGCCACTCTATGCGGCTCAACTCGATGCGTTACCACAGACGCTCGTCCTGACGGCGGAGCACGACTCGCTGGCGCAGGAGGCGCGGCAGTATGCAAAACGCCTTCAGTCGGCAGGTGTCGCTGTTGAACACCAGGAATTCGCTGGTCAAGCTCATGCCTTTACACACCACGGTGACTTAGACGCGGCGCTTCAGGCTTGGCAACGTATCGCGGATTACCTCAAGTCCGTCTATCGTTCGTAA
- a CDS encoding cytidine deaminase — MQTYPITEADLQLVELATETIQSRYADDKHHVAAALRTKDGATKTGVHVEAYIGRVTVCAEAITIGSAITDGLTDFETIVAVRHSYSDETDRTIRVVSPCGMCRELISDYAPDAFVLLTIDDQLTKVRIADLIPLKYVLQ; from the coding sequence ATGCAGACTTATCCGATTACAGAAGCCGACCTACAACTGGTCGAACTAGCAACCGAAACGATTCAAAGCCGTTACGCTGACGATAAACATCACGTCGCAGCTGCGTTGCGGACAAAAGATGGCGCGACGAAAACGGGTGTTCATGTCGAAGCCTATATCGGACGGGTGACGGTGTGCGCGGAAGCCATCACGATCGGTTCCGCCATCACGGATGGATTGACGGATTTTGAGACGATCGTCGCTGTCCGACATTCTTATTCGGATGAGACGGACCGAACGATTCGTGTCGTCAGTCCGTGCGGCATGTGTCGCGAATTGATTTCCGATTATGCACCGGACGCGTTTGTCCTCTTGACGATCGACGATCAGTTGACGAAAGTCCGGATCGCGGATTTGATTCCATTGAAATATGTCCTACAATAA
- a CDS encoding ABC transporter ATP-binding protein, producing MCVSALLEVERLSKTYIRGTETIHALKQVSFTLEEGGFIAIMGTSGSGKSTLLNILGALDAPTGGTLTLKEKRQRDIFTEPAATLYRQQHIGFIFQSFHLLDDLTVQENIALPLMLKGMDDKTINQEVETWLKRVGLTKWNNHRPKELSGGQQQRVAIARALISRPPIILADEPTGNLDFKTSAEIMQLLHELNREQQTSILLVTHDATVAAHAKRVLYFHDGQIVADQPSTGDVAPILETYEKFVGAI from the coding sequence ATTTGCGTGTCAGCTTTATTAGAAGTCGAACGGTTATCAAAAACCTACATACGTGGAACGGAGACGATCCATGCGTTGAAGCAAGTCAGCTTTACGTTAGAGGAAGGAGGATTCATCGCCATCATGGGCACGAGTGGCTCCGGGAAAAGTACACTGTTGAATATCCTGGGAGCGCTTGACGCGCCAACCGGCGGAACGTTGACCTTAAAGGAAAAACGGCAACGCGACATCTTCACTGAACCTGCTGCGACGTTATACCGACAACAACATATCGGCTTCATCTTTCAATCGTTTCATTTACTCGATGACTTGACGGTCCAGGAGAACATCGCCTTACCTTTGATGTTGAAGGGGATGGATGATAAAACGATCAATCAAGAGGTAGAGACTTGGCTCAAACGAGTCGGACTGACGAAGTGGAACAATCATCGACCGAAAGAGCTGTCGGGTGGACAACAACAACGTGTTGCGATCGCACGTGCCTTGATTAGTCGACCACCGATCATCTTAGCGGATGAGCCGACGGGGAACCTCGATTTCAAGACATCTGCCGAAATCATGCAGTTGCTACATGAACTTAATCGCGAACAACAGACGAGCATCCTGCTCGTGACCCATGATGCTACCGTAGCCGCTCATGCGAAGCGGGTACTGTATTTCCATGACGGACAGATCGTCGCCGATCAGCCGTCGACCGGTGACGTGGCGCCGATCTTAGAGACCTACGAGAAGTTCGTGGGGGCTATATGA
- a CDS encoding right-handed parallel beta-helix repeat-containing protein: MNGKWLLATVLLVGCASTGEEAESTAKSLYVAPNGSDENTGTLKHPFKTIRQATQKATAGTTVYLRKGTYHEALNVRQSGTRERPISFRNYQDEQVTLSGKNIKDRDATLPIIQIKDRKYVTIQGLTIEAVQSKRTDATPIGILITGSGSHITLKNNTVRHIKTLAKDGNAHGIAVYGTGAIRHLTITGNRVEQNRLGFSEALVLNGNVKHFRVTKNVLRDNDNIGIDLIGYEGIARSKKDDYVREGVVSENRVYRTSSYGNPAYGKEYNAAGIYVDGGKNLTIEKNLVEASDIGIEVTSEHAGRYAEDVIVRQNDVRKNVYTGIAIGGYDTKRGGTKHVRIEQNQLIGNDTKGLEGGQLLVQHDVHDNTIIRNTFDGSLSVAHYFKTSSGNQFEKNTFKHTKRFMWREASYKTEQSFLKAVRKVE, from the coding sequence ATGAACGGCAAATGGTTATTAGCAACCGTCCTGCTCGTCGGTTGTGCCTCGACGGGTGAAGAGGCCGAATCGACGGCAAAATCGTTATACGTCGCACCGAACGGCAGTGACGAAAATACCGGCACGTTGAAGCATCCGTTTAAAACGATCCGACAAGCGACGCAAAAAGCGACTGCGGGTACGACGGTCTACTTGCGAAAGGGAACGTATCACGAGGCACTGAACGTTAGACAGAGCGGAACGAGAGAACGCCCGATCTCCTTCCGAAACTATCAAGACGAGCAGGTCACGTTAAGCGGGAAAAACATCAAAGATCGGGACGCCACCTTACCAATCATCCAGATCAAGGATCGGAAATACGTAACAATTCAAGGTCTGACGATCGAAGCCGTTCAGTCGAAACGAACGGACGCGACACCGATCGGTATTTTGATTACAGGATCAGGATCACACATCACGTTGAAGAACAATACGGTCCGCCACATCAAAACGCTCGCGAAAGATGGGAATGCACACGGAATCGCCGTCTACGGAACGGGAGCGATTCGTCACCTGACGATCACCGGCAACCGAGTCGAGCAGAATCGCCTCGGTTTTAGTGAAGCTCTCGTCTTAAACGGAAACGTCAAACATTTCCGTGTGACGAAGAACGTCTTACGGGATAACGACAACATCGGCATTGATTTGATCGGATATGAGGGAATCGCTCGATCGAAGAAAGACGACTACGTCCGTGAAGGCGTCGTGTCGGAAAATCGTGTCTACCGGACGTCAAGCTACGGGAATCCTGCTTACGGGAAGGAATACAATGCAGCCGGCATCTATGTCGATGGTGGGAAAAACCTAACAATTGAGAAGAATCTCGTCGAAGCGAGTGACATCGGGATTGAGGTAACGAGTGAACATGCCGGACGGTACGCAGAAGATGTCATCGTCCGCCAGAATGATGTACGGAAAAACGTCTACACCGGGATTGCGATCGGTGGGTATGACACGAAGCGGGGCGGTACAAAACATGTCCGGATCGAGCAAAATCAGCTGATCGGGAATGATACGAAAGGGCTCGAGGGTGGTCAATTGCTCGTCCAGCATGACGTCCATGATAACACGATCATCAGAAACACATTCGATGGTTCGTTAAGTGTCGCCCATTACTTCAAGACGAGTTCGGGGAACCAGTTTGAAAAAAATACGTTCAAGCATACAAAACGTTTCATGTGGCGCGAGGCCTCCTATAAAACGGAACAAAGCTTCTTGAAAGCCGTTCGAAAGGTGGAATGA
- a CDS encoding DMT family transporter: MLAIIIGFIIGLLVPVQTSVNTRLRSVVGSPFLASLISFSIGSLFLLILVLLVDGNLTGLTATADEPFWIWGGGLLGVIYLTGNILLFPRLGGVQTVIMPIFGQVIMGLLIDHFGLFESTVTSLSLTRVIGAVLVLLGVVGTVALGDYFARRRKQQVTSSENSLLVWRLLGILTGIMSAAQTAINGHLGSVLGSAVKGALISFVIGMITLLLLNLILRTKWHIDRSQSLPAWIWIGGLIGALFVAGNAFIVPLVGTGLAVVIVTIGLLTGSLLIDRFGWFGAKKQPVTGVQIVSLLVMLAGIVLIRI; encoded by the coding sequence ATGCTTGCAATCATCATTGGATTTATTATCGGTCTACTCGTACCGGTTCAAACGAGTGTCAATACACGACTACGGAGCGTCGTGGGATCGCCGTTCCTCGCTTCACTGATTTCCTTTTCGATCGGCTCACTCTTCTTACTGATTCTCGTGTTGCTCGTCGATGGGAATCTCACAGGTCTTACGGCTACTGCCGATGAACCGTTCTGGATTTGGGGTGGGGGACTGCTTGGCGTCATCTATTTGACGGGGAACATCCTGCTTTTTCCGCGACTCGGAGGCGTCCAAACGGTCATCATGCCGATTTTCGGTCAGGTCATCATGGGACTGTTGATCGATCATTTCGGATTGTTTGAGTCAACGGTCACCTCACTCTCACTGACACGAGTCATCGGCGCAGTGCTTGTGTTACTCGGTGTCGTCGGGACGGTCGCGCTAGGTGACTATTTCGCACGACGGCGGAAGCAACAGGTGACATCATCAGAAAACTCGTTGCTTGTCTGGCGTCTGCTCGGAATTCTAACCGGTATAATGAGTGCTGCCCAGACGGCGATCAATGGTCATCTCGGAAGTGTTCTCGGGTCAGCCGTCAAAGGCGCCTTGATCTCGTTCGTCATCGGTATGATCACCTTATTATTGCTGAATCTGATCCTCCGAACGAAGTGGCACATCGATCGTTCGCAATCCTTACCTGCTTGGATCTGGATCGGGGGATTGATCGGTGCACTGTTCGTTGCCGGTAATGCTTTCATCGTTCCACTCGTTGGTACAGGGCTCGCCGTCGTCATCGTTACGATTGGTTTACTGACCGGCAGCCTATTGATTGATCGTTTCGGTTGGTTCGGTGCAAAAAAACAACCGGTCACCGGTGTGCAAATCGTCAGTCTACTTGTCATGCTAGCTGGTATCGTGTTGATCCGCATTTAA
- a CDS encoding ABC transporter permease: MKRQHLFRLSHRLYRKSSMILVTSIGSVMISIGLVLTMVIFLLHNQAAIETDRVQKYGQVDLTVKYTPEDERTDQSVFEQLEKNQGVSRAESILQTTARVAGQTMADVETMGVHSDALTKSRYHFTNDLKQGEAIMSARLATALNRSVGQSLRVGEKTYRIREILPSAKTPEASHDQLLLSYADLKKYHPIETKAVLVDLKEKTDAVHYADRLVKANPKLRVELAEGQALSPALNGYIAILSVLILVVSGFILMANFDLYLRKHAVQFAIMRTLGATTRQLFQLFFVQSGLIVLAGTMLTILSSICLPLLGQLVWPTEGKMIVSLMIDQGAFLMLVTFGSALLILLLLASTAYRKRDVLPLQVLRENMKTASRPTRRKRLVLFSSGLTVSLVLFAEVIASTDGSRAIAWLGATVAFLLTMHLATPLLLKGVLQRAEPIVRRLAGPTSFVAFRGVLPQLRKNAWLMLIVQVLMIIVVIGSTFLETVQQNERKYIISQYPTEVVLKSRLDEGSQGNPLQLIRQIETDLPGARATFLSSRNSFEYQSPQEDVSIEYEVTDYRRLDVLAGEQTSDTEGIIVSRAFAKTHSLQKGDMLPIGRWDGEQERNVSVGQFRIVGIEKKIAPDVLVDWRNEQLRQPNDHILNVFIDVPSELTKAQVTTTLLEITESYPTLQVNRLSDALRDAEQQTTERWFVFLIALVVMSGSVWFGLANALLSFVSGKRGEYALLRTIALTRNKLRQLTLLQMLLFIGSGITFGLISGLGATFFVTRIDDAGSFYFNVPTIAGTIVGLIVLVISIAWFVTRRKQENLVHELKQ, from the coding sequence ATGAAACGACAACATCTCTTCCGTCTTTCCCACCGACTGTACCGTAAAAGTTCGATGATTCTAGTGACCTCAATCGGAAGTGTCATGATTTCGATTGGTCTCGTCTTAACGATGGTCATTTTTTTACTACATAATCAAGCCGCAATCGAGACAGATCGTGTACAAAAATATGGTCAAGTCGATCTGACAGTCAAATATACACCAGAAGACGAGCGGACGGATCAGTCCGTGTTTGAGCAACTTGAAAAGAATCAAGGTGTCTCGCGCGCAGAGTCGATCCTACAGACGACAGCGCGCGTCGCTGGTCAAACGATGGCCGACGTGGAAACGATGGGAGTTCATTCGGACGCCCTGACGAAAAGTCGGTATCATTTCACGAATGATTTGAAACAGGGAGAAGCGATCATGTCAGCTCGACTCGCGACGGCGCTTAACCGTAGTGTCGGGCAATCGCTTCGCGTCGGAGAAAAGACGTATCGAATCCGTGAGATTTTACCTAGTGCGAAAACACCTGAAGCTTCGCACGATCAACTTTTGCTTTCGTATGCTGATCTGAAGAAGTATCATCCGATCGAAACGAAAGCCGTCTTGGTTGATCTGAAAGAAAAGACAGATGCCGTTCACTATGCCGATAGACTCGTCAAAGCGAATCCGAAGCTCCGTGTTGAACTTGCGGAAGGACAGGCGCTCTCACCAGCGCTGAACGGCTACATCGCAATCTTATCCGTACTGATCCTTGTCGTCTCCGGCTTCATCTTGATGGCGAACTTCGACTTATATTTACGTAAACATGCTGTTCAATTTGCGATCATGCGGACGCTTGGGGCGACGACACGGCAACTGTTTCAACTGTTCTTCGTTCAATCTGGATTGATTGTCTTAGCGGGCACGATGCTTACGATTCTTAGTAGTATTTGCTTACCATTACTCGGTCAACTCGTATGGCCGACAGAGGGTAAAATGATCGTCTCCCTCATGATTGATCAGGGAGCGTTCTTGATGCTCGTAACGTTCGGTAGTGCTTTGTTGATTCTGCTGTTGCTCGCGAGTACGGCTTACCGAAAACGGGATGTGTTACCACTCCAAGTCTTGCGAGAAAATATGAAAACGGCGTCACGACCGACTCGACGAAAACGTCTCGTCCTGTTCAGTAGTGGATTGACTGTCAGTTTGGTGTTGTTCGCTGAAGTGATTGCCAGTACGGATGGGTCACGGGCAATCGCCTGGCTCGGTGCAACCGTCGCCTTTTTACTGACGATGCACCTTGCGACGCCACTCCTCTTGAAGGGAGTGCTCCAGCGAGCGGAACCGATTGTTCGTCGGTTAGCGGGACCGACGAGTTTCGTTGCCTTCCGGGGCGTGTTACCGCAACTACGGAAAAATGCTTGGTTGATGCTGATCGTTCAAGTATTGATGATCATCGTCGTCATCGGCTCGACGTTCCTTGAGACGGTGCAACAAAACGAGCGGAAGTACATCATCAGCCAATATCCGACAGAAGTCGTCCTAAAGAGTCGTTTGGATGAAGGATCGCAAGGAAACCCGTTGCAATTGATTCGACAAATTGAAACCGACCTACCTGGCGCAAGAGCGACCTTCCTGTCGTCTCGCAATTCCTTCGAATACCAGTCGCCTCAAGAAGATGTCTCGATCGAATACGAAGTGACGGATTATCGTCGTCTTGATGTCTTAGCGGGAGAGCAGACGAGTGACACAGAAGGAATCATCGTCTCACGCGCCTTTGCTAAAACACACAGTCTTCAAAAAGGCGATATGTTGCCAATCGGGCGATGGGACGGGGAACAAGAACGAAACGTTTCGGTCGGTCAATTCCGAATCGTTGGAATTGAAAAGAAGATAGCACCAGACGTCCTCGTGGATTGGCGGAACGAGCAACTGCGGCAACCAAACGATCACATCTTGAATGTCTTTATCGACGTTCCGTCCGAGTTAACGAAGGCGCAAGTGACCACAACATTATTAGAGATCACAGAAAGTTATCCGACATTGCAAGTGAATCGACTATCTGACGCACTTCGCGATGCGGAGCAACAAACGACGGAACGCTGGTTCGTCTTCTTGATTGCGCTTGTCGTCATGAGTGGATCCGTCTGGTTCGGACTTGCAAACGCCTTACTCAGTTTCGTGAGTGGAAAACGAGGTGAATACGCATTGCTACGAACGATTGCGTTGACACGGAACAAGCTCCGTCAGCTGACACTCCTTCAAATGCTCTTATTCATTGGGAGCGGCATCACCTTTGGACTGATCAGTGGACTTGGTGCGACCTTCTTCGTGACACGGATTGATGATGCGGGATCATTTTACTTCAACGTACCGACGATTGCCGGAACCATTGTCGGTTTAATAGTGCTTGTCATAAGCATCGCTTGGTTCGTCACCCGACGAAAGCAGGAAAACCTCGTTCACGAATTGAAACAGTAA
- a CDS encoding alpha/beta fold hydrolase has translation MSFDLMTLPETTLHYRLILGTSNQPTFIFENGYGQDLSTWQPIMDQVEGLGTILMYDRTNIGGSMPYDSETSRQSVNRLRRLIHTLSLKPPFILVGHSYGGTLVRQFASQYPSEINGLLLIDATPESYIQRFLPVMPNTFQSIYKKQFTLECTYEDFKESIEATNVDILYPFPVIVLSAGKKDHYSREAQLLWHELQRQTAAQSIQGSFIEVVNSRHFIQQDAPDIVVDALHRLISGDS, from the coding sequence ATGTCTTTCGATTTAATGACGTTACCTGAAACGACGTTACACTATCGTCTGATTCTCGGAACTTCCAATCAACCGACGTTTATCTTTGAAAATGGATATGGACAAGATCTTTCAACTTGGCAACCAATCATGGATCAAGTTGAAGGACTAGGAACGATCTTGATGTATGACCGTACGAACATCGGTGGCAGTATGCCCTATGATTCCGAGACTAGTCGACAGAGCGTGAATCGCCTTCGCCGTTTGATTCATACTTTATCTCTCAAACCACCATTCATTCTTGTTGGTCATTCCTATGGCGGCACGTTAGTTCGACAATTTGCATCGCAATATCCAAGTGAAATAAATGGGCTATTGCTCATTGATGCAACACCAGAGTCCTATATTCAACGCTTTTTACCAGTGATGCCAAACACGTTCCAATCCATTTACAAAAAACAATTCACGCTCGAATGTACATACGAAGATTTTAAAGAGAGTATTGAAGCGACGAACGTTGATATCCTCTACCCATTTCCAGTCATTGTTCTGTCTGCTGGTAAAAAGGATCATTATTCGCGTGAGGCGCAACTATTGTGGCACGAATTGCAACGACAAACTGCTGCACAGTCGATTCAAGGATCATTCATCGAAGTTGTCAACAGCCGGCACTTCATTCAACAGGATGCTCCCGATATTGTTGTCGATGCGTTACATCGTTTGATTTCAGGTGATTCTTAA